Proteins encoded by one window of uncultured Sunxiuqinia sp.:
- a CDS encoding DUF3078 domain-containing protein, protein MKRFFILLIFLPLVGFSQSNNDTIKVWKFGGDASINFSQVSLSNWSAGGKSSASGTFLFNAFANYEKDKVSWENSLNLGYGLMKEEGDQTVKTDDKIDFSSKYGLKGKSKIYYTLLFNFRTQMTNGYKYPDRDNAISTFMAPGYLTLALGADYKPNDKFSLFVSPLTGKMTVVSDDDLSDQGAFGVDPGKKSRTELGAFLKTQFKTTVVENVSLETKLDLFSNYLDKPENIDIHWDVLINMKINDYLSANLITNLIYDDDVDIAVDSNNNGVIDDADDRSPRVQFKELFGVGLSFKF, encoded by the coding sequence ATGAAACGTTTTTTTATTCTCTTAATATTTTTGCCGCTTGTCGGTTTTTCTCAGTCAAACAACGATACAATAAAAGTATGGAAATTTGGAGGAGATGCATCAATCAACTTTTCACAAGTTTCACTTTCAAATTGGTCAGCAGGAGGTAAAAGTTCAGCTTCAGGAACATTCCTTTTTAATGCTTTTGCCAATTATGAGAAAGATAAAGTCAGTTGGGAAAATTCGTTGAATTTGGGGTATGGCCTGATGAAGGAAGAGGGCGATCAAACGGTAAAAACTGACGACAAAATAGACTTTAGCTCCAAGTATGGACTTAAAGGGAAAAGTAAGATATATTACACGCTTTTGTTTAACTTTCGTACCCAAATGACTAATGGATACAAGTATCCGGATCGCGATAATGCTATTTCAACGTTTATGGCTCCGGGATATTTGACATTGGCCTTAGGTGCTGACTACAAGCCGAACGATAAATTTTCACTTTTTGTTTCTCCTTTAACAGGTAAAATGACTGTGGTTTCGGATGATGATCTTTCCGATCAAGGAGCATTTGGAGTTGATCCGGGAAAAAAGAGCCGTACCGAATTGGGAGCTTTTCTGAAAACTCAGTTTAAAACAACTGTGGTTGAAAACGTGAGTTTGGAAACAAAACTCGATCTTTTTTCAAATTACCTGGATAAGCCTGAGAATATAGATATTCACTGGGATGTGTTAATTAATATGAAAATCAACGACTATCTATCGGCAAATCTGATTACAAATCTAATTTACGATGATGATGTCGACATCGCTGTTGATTCGAATAACAATGGAGTGATTGATGATGCTGATGATAGAAGTCCACGCGTACAATTTAAAGAGTTGTTTGGCGTTGGACTAAGCTTTAAGTTCTAA
- a CDS encoding YraN family protein has translation MSQQKEIGNKGEAIAQEHLRSLGYQILETNWRAHYYEIDIIAQDKDELVIVEVKTRSNDSYEHPSEAVSNKKIRFLVNAAESYIFEKNSHCDTRFDVISIVFYGQNFELEHIKDAFYPTA, from the coding sequence ATGAGTCAGCAAAAAGAAATTGGAAACAAAGGTGAAGCAATCGCGCAAGAACATTTGCGCTCATTGGGGTATCAGATTTTGGAAACCAATTGGCGTGCTCATTACTATGAAATCGATATTATTGCCCAAGACAAAGATGAGTTGGTAATTGTAGAAGTAAAGACACGAAGCAATGACAGCTATGAACATCCTTCGGAAGCCGTAAGCAATAAGAAAATTCGTTTTTTAGTGAATGCTGCTGAATCCTATATTTTTGAGAAAAACAGCCACTGTGATACTCGTTTTGATGTGATCTCTATTGTTTTCTACGGACAAAACTTCGAATTGGAACATATAAAAGATGCTTTTTATCCAACGGCCTGA
- a CDS encoding TolC family protein, with amino-acid sequence MVKYFLFLFVIYAGVSGAQENMLLLQQAVDSALQNNPDLNQANAILKQKESEWRTLTGIEAPEISYFEEGVNPGVPKPFEERRWTIAQSVDFPLTTIYRLKAVKEEAKAVGFRIKAMENEIKSQVKSRYIEVLYAIHLKEVGGRQKKLADELYNAAYTQFETGMGNGIDLLNAELQVSEAENVLSEADRLLHMARYSLFYLMGLEVSEINYDIQFSDSLKSRPVEIDQIQALAKLQEQPNYMAALCDFNASSNKLKEAKSNILPDIRLNLYKQNYGGGYSYTGFEVGLSIPIWLPFEQKGKIEMAQARQTEIEWQQKSIELDMKQQIEHACHSYKSSKQIIDRYNETMSTKSQKLQQLSLKAYQLGESDLLNLINAQQTYLLNQKRYLTALRDYYLQLAQLEKFLDQELVY; translated from the coding sequence ATGGTGAAATATTTCTTGTTTTTATTTGTAATATATGCAGGAGTGTCCGGTGCGCAAGAAAACATGCTACTCCTTCAACAGGCGGTTGATTCCGCTTTACAAAACAATCCTGATCTGAATCAAGCAAATGCTATTTTGAAGCAGAAAGAAAGTGAATGGCGAACTCTTACCGGAATTGAAGCACCTGAAATTAGCTATTTTGAAGAAGGAGTCAATCCGGGTGTGCCCAAACCCTTCGAAGAAAGACGATGGACCATTGCTCAATCAGTCGATTTCCCGTTAACCACTATTTATCGACTAAAAGCGGTTAAAGAGGAGGCCAAAGCGGTGGGATTTCGAATAAAGGCGATGGAAAATGAAATTAAGTCGCAGGTTAAATCGCGCTACATTGAAGTGCTTTATGCTATTCATTTGAAGGAAGTTGGAGGACGTCAGAAAAAATTGGCTGATGAACTTTACAATGCAGCCTACACCCAGTTTGAAACCGGAATGGGCAACGGCATCGATTTGTTGAATGCTGAGCTGCAAGTCTCAGAGGCTGAAAATGTACTGAGCGAAGCCGATCGCTTGTTGCACATGGCTCGGTACAGTTTGTTTTACCTGATGGGGCTTGAAGTTTCGGAGATTAACTATGACATTCAGTTTTCAGATTCGCTAAAAAGTCGGCCCGTTGAAATTGATCAAATACAGGCTTTGGCCAAGTTGCAGGAGCAGCCCAATTACATGGCTGCTTTGTGCGATTTTAATGCTTCCAGTAATAAGTTGAAAGAAGCGAAAAGCAACATCCTACCCGATATTCGTCTCAATTTATACAAGCAAAATTACGGTGGAGGATATAGTTATACTGGATTTGAAGTTGGATTGAGTATTCCGATTTGGCTGCCTTTTGAGCAAAAAGGGAAAATTGAGATGGCTCAAGCCCGGCAAACCGAAATTGAATGGCAGCAAAAGTCCATTGAATTGGATATGAAACAGCAGATTGAACATGCCTGCCACAGCTATAAAAGCAGCAAGCAGATTATCGACCGATATAATGAAACGATGAGCACTAAATCGCAAAAGTTACAGCAGCTAAGTTTGAAAGCATACCAGTTGGGTGAGAGTGATTTGTTGAACCTGATTAATGCCCAGCAGACGTATTTGTTGAATCAAAAGCGATACCTCACAGCCTTGCGCGACTATTACTTACAGCTAGCACAATTGGAAAAGTTTCTCGATCAAGAATTAGTCTATTAA
- a CDS encoding CusA/CzcA family heavy metal efflux RND transporter: MLNKIIEFSVRQKFVALSLVVLMAAAGVYSLLRIPINSLPDVTPVQVLVITKAGRYSPYDVEKLVSYPIETAMNGLPDVKEVRSISQFGLSAVTAEFQESTDIYFARQIVSQRLQSIADELPPDVSAPQLGPISTALGEIYQYEVKGENYSLTELREIQDWLIAPQLKVVKGVTEINSFGGFVKQYDVIIQPGKMRNYGVGIQDIISAIEQNNSVSGGNYLRHNREQYIVRGFGQINKKEDILNIVVTKLDNKPVFIKDLADVELGTQIRQGGVTRDGKGEVVTGIVMMLRGGNGREVIAGIDEKITSINQSLPEGVEIEKFYDQSDLIKRTTGTITTNLVEGGFLVIVVLLLMLGEISGAIIVAMVIPFSMLFAFIGMREFGVAANLMSLGAIDFGMVVDGSVVMVENIIRRLHDNKKGQSTDETIVSAAKQVARPIFFGVLIILMVYVPIMTFSGMEGILYRPMAITVAAAVLGSLLLALVFIPSISALVFRRGVKPRKNWLVNWLQPIYQRFLERNIQKRVVVLSIALAVFGLSMVVMFRLGSEFLPELEEGSILVEQVRMPSVTLEESIENANWLAGQLMNDIPEIKTVVPKTGRSDLANDWMGVHQTDVWVVLKKTDEWRKGISKPDIIAQIEPYLKTEPGLAYNFTQPIAMRVDELTSGVKSDLAVKIYGEDLDELNRIGEAVSKVVSGMEGTENFFVEQPIGQPYLTIEIDREAVASFGLNVDEVQQVIEAGIGGQVAGQVYEGQRRFDIQVRYLEDIRKQLQQIQEIPVHLANGQFIPLKRVSKIIAQEGPREIQRENGWRRLIVGVNIQDIDIGTYVSNLQQGINNQANVPSGYFLEYGGTFENQRRAMNHLLLVVPLSLFIIIGLLYLNFRNMRYAMIILLNLPFALSGGVFLLWMRGMYLSVSASIGFVALFGVAVLNGIVLLDHINELRKESKLSLKKTVISGAADRLRPVLMTALVASLGFIPMAFNSGPGSEVQRPLATVVIGGLTTSTLLTLLVLPTIYLWVEKRRKKPEAIQ; this comes from the coding sequence ATGCTCAATAAAATCATCGAATTTTCAGTAAGACAAAAGTTTGTAGCGCTGTCGTTGGTTGTGCTAATGGCCGCAGCGGGAGTCTATTCTCTGTTGAGGATTCCCATTAACTCGTTGCCCGATGTTACGCCGGTTCAGGTGTTGGTCATCACAAAGGCCGGGCGTTATTCTCCGTACGATGTCGAAAAGCTGGTTAGCTACCCAATTGAAACCGCCATGAATGGCCTGCCCGATGTGAAAGAAGTGCGTTCTATTTCGCAGTTCGGATTGTCGGCTGTTACAGCTGAATTTCAGGAAAGTACCGATATTTATTTTGCTCGTCAGATAGTTAGCCAGCGTCTACAGTCGATTGCCGATGAGTTGCCACCCGATGTATCAGCCCCGCAACTAGGACCAATTTCAACAGCCCTTGGCGAAATTTATCAATACGAAGTAAAAGGTGAAAACTACTCGCTAACCGAACTACGTGAAATACAAGATTGGCTGATTGCCCCGCAGTTGAAAGTGGTTAAGGGAGTAACCGAAATTAACTCTTTTGGAGGATTTGTTAAGCAGTACGATGTCATTATTCAGCCTGGTAAAATGCGGAATTATGGGGTGGGCATTCAGGATATTATCAGTGCCATCGAACAAAATAACAGTGTATCGGGTGGAAACTACCTGAGACACAACCGCGAGCAATACATTGTGCGTGGATTTGGCCAAATTAACAAGAAAGAAGACATCCTCAACATTGTCGTGACCAAGCTAGATAACAAGCCTGTTTTTATTAAAGATTTAGCCGATGTAGAATTGGGGACACAAATTAGGCAAGGTGGAGTAACCCGCGATGGTAAAGGCGAAGTAGTCACCGGAATTGTGATGATGCTACGGGGAGGAAACGGGCGCGAAGTCATTGCAGGGATTGACGAGAAAATAACCTCTATCAATCAGAGTTTACCAGAAGGAGTAGAAATTGAAAAGTTTTATGACCAATCCGATTTAATTAAACGTACAACAGGAACCATTACCACCAACCTGGTAGAAGGTGGTTTTTTGGTGATCGTCGTTTTGCTTTTAATGCTTGGAGAGATTTCAGGAGCGATTATCGTGGCAATGGTTATCCCGTTTTCCATGCTATTTGCTTTTATTGGTATGCGCGAGTTTGGGGTGGCTGCCAACTTAATGAGTTTAGGAGCGATTGACTTCGGGATGGTGGTTGATGGTTCGGTGGTGATGGTTGAAAATATCATTCGCCGATTACACGATAATAAGAAAGGCCAATCTACCGATGAGACGATCGTTTCGGCGGCAAAACAAGTAGCCCGGCCCATCTTTTTTGGGGTGCTGATTATCTTGATGGTCTACGTTCCCATTATGACTTTTAGTGGGATGGAAGGAATTTTATACCGTCCCATGGCAATTACCGTTGCAGCTGCGGTTCTTGGGTCGTTATTGTTAGCCTTGGTTTTTATTCCTTCAATTTCTGCGTTGGTTTTCAGACGGGGAGTAAAACCACGAAAAAATTGGCTGGTTAATTGGTTGCAGCCAATTTATCAGCGATTTCTGGAACGGAATATTCAAAAGCGCGTGGTGGTGCTTAGCATTGCTTTGGCAGTTTTCGGATTGTCCATGGTGGTCATGTTCCGGCTTGGAAGTGAGTTTTTACCGGAATTGGAAGAGGGCTCCATATTGGTTGAGCAAGTTCGGATGCCTTCAGTAACGCTGGAAGAATCTATTGAAAATGCCAACTGGCTTGCCGGTCAGCTGATGAACGATATTCCGGAGATTAAAACGGTGGTTCCCAAAACCGGTCGATCGGACCTGGCAAACGACTGGATGGGCGTTCACCAAACCGATGTGTGGGTGGTTTTAAAAAAAACTGATGAGTGGAGGAAGGGAATATCAAAACCAGACATTATTGCTCAAATTGAGCCCTACCTGAAAACGGAGCCGGGCTTAGCATACAACTTTACCCAGCCTATTGCAATGCGTGTTGATGAGTTGACCAGTGGCGTTAAATCCGATTTGGCGGTGAAAATTTATGGTGAAGATTTAGATGAATTAAATCGCATTGGAGAAGCCGTTTCGAAAGTTGTTTCAGGGATGGAAGGAACGGAAAATTTCTTTGTGGAACAGCCTATTGGGCAACCCTATCTGACCATTGAAATTGATCGTGAAGCAGTTGCTTCATTTGGCTTGAATGTGGATGAAGTGCAGCAAGTAATTGAAGCCGGAATTGGTGGACAAGTAGCCGGACAGGTTTACGAGGGACAACGGCGGTTTGATATTCAGGTACGTTATCTGGAAGATATTCGTAAACAGTTACAACAGATTCAGGAAATTCCGGTGCATTTAGCCAATGGGCAGTTCATTCCATTGAAACGGGTAAGCAAAATTATAGCGCAGGAAGGACCTCGCGAGATTCAGCGCGAAAATGGCTGGAGGCGATTGATTGTGGGAGTCAACATTCAAGATATTGATATTGGAACCTATGTTTCCAATTTGCAGCAGGGTATAAATAATCAAGCCAACGTGCCGTCGGGCTATTTTCTGGAGTATGGGGGGACTTTTGAGAATCAGCGTCGGGCGATGAATCATTTGTTATTGGTTGTGCCTTTATCGTTGTTTATAATCATTGGTTTGCTGTACCTCAATTTTCGAAATATGCGTTATGCTATGATTATTTTGCTGAACCTGCCTTTTGCATTATCCGGAGGTGTCTTCCTACTTTGGATGCGTGGAATGTATTTGTCGGTTTCAGCTAGTATTGGTTTTGTAGCCTTGTTCGGAGTGGCTGTGCTGAACGGAATTGTATTATTGGATCACATCAATGAATTACGAAAGGAAAGCAAATTATCGCTGAAGAAAACAGTGATCAGCGGAGCAGCCGACCGCTTGCGCCCGGTTTTGATGACTGCTTTGGTAGCCAGTTTGGGTTTCATTCCAATGGCGTTTAACTCGGGACCTGGTTCTGAAGTTCAGCGACCGCTGGCAACAGTGGTTATTGGTGGTTTGACTACCTCTACTTTGCTAACTCTTTTGGTGTTGCCTACCATTTATCTGTGGGTTGAAAAGCGGAGAAAGAAACCGGAAGCGATTCAATAG
- a CDS encoding peptidylprolyl isomerase: MKQLLFAFLIATFFIQTSCGNSTKKTSKETKVKIETEYGDLIVKLYNQTPQHRDNFIKLAKEGFYDDLLFHRVINGFMIQGGDPDSKNAEAGKRLGGGDPGYTIPAEIDSSLFHKKGVLAAARRGGPGNPEKRSSGSQFYVVQGTVFTEGAIDTMEMKLNMQRQRSVMQKYFQGAQQELNQLKQEGDQDQLNIRVAEIREQANQEISKLPTLKISPERREIYTTIGGYPSLDNEYTVFGEIVEGLDVLDKIAGVETDQYDRPTEDIKMKVKVID, translated from the coding sequence ATGAAACAGCTATTATTCGCCTTTTTAATTGCCACCTTTTTCATTCAGACATCATGTGGTAATTCGACTAAAAAAACATCGAAGGAAACAAAGGTTAAAATTGAAACGGAATACGGAGATCTGATCGTAAAACTATATAATCAAACTCCTCAGCATCGTGATAATTTTATAAAACTAGCCAAAGAAGGGTTTTACGATGACTTACTATTTCATCGGGTTATCAACGGTTTTATGATTCAGGGTGGTGACCCGGACTCAAAAAACGCAGAAGCAGGCAAACGCTTAGGTGGTGGAGATCCGGGCTACACCATTCCGGCTGAGATTGATTCGTCACTATTCCACAAAAAAGGCGTGTTGGCAGCAGCACGTCGTGGTGGACCTGGCAATCCAGAGAAACGATCATCCGGTTCGCAATTTTACGTTGTGCAAGGAACTGTTTTTACAGAAGGTGCCATAGATACCATGGAAATGAAGCTGAACATGCAACGTCAGCGATCGGTTATGCAGAAGTATTTTCAGGGTGCTCAACAAGAGTTAAACCAACTGAAGCAAGAGGGAGATCAGGATCAGCTCAATATTCGGGTTGCCGAAATACGCGAACAGGCCAATCAGGAAATCAGCAAGCTACCAACACTAAAAATTTCTCCCGAACGACGTGAAATTTACACAACTATTGGTGGATATCCATCACTCGATAATGAATACACTGTTTTTGGCGAGATTGTTGAAGGTCTGGATGTGTTGGATAAGATTGCCGGTGTTGAAACCGATCAATACGACCGTCCCACCGAAGACATAAAAATGAAAGTGAAAGTTATAGATTGA
- a CDS encoding MmcQ/YjbR family DNA-binding protein, with protein MNIEELRNYCISKKGVSEGFPFNETTLVFKVMGKMFALTNLEGDLRINLKCDPEKAIELREHYSCVLPGYHMNKQQWNTILVDGSVPNQLILDWIDNSYRLIVEKLPKKQQAELKKL; from the coding sequence ATGAATATTGAAGAGCTAAGAAATTACTGCATCTCCAAAAAAGGAGTGTCCGAAGGGTTTCCGTTTAATGAAACGACACTGGTTTTTAAAGTGATGGGGAAGATGTTTGCCTTGACCAACCTGGAAGGGGATTTACGTATCAACCTAAAGTGCGATCCGGAAAAAGCGATTGAGCTTCGCGAACACTATTCATGCGTGCTACCGGGTTACCACATGAACAAACAACAATGGAACACGATACTGGTCGACGGATCTGTTCCCAATCAACTTATTCTGGACTGGATCGATAATTCATACAGGTTGATTGTTGAAAAACTACCAAAAAAACAACAAGCTGAATTGAAAAAACTCTAA
- a CDS encoding acyl carrier protein yields the protein MENKTIRRTLYRVLRKTGVPRKEIELDAAFNDDLNFDQVDWALFLFYLEDFFKIDVKDEEISRMHVVKDTLSFVEHMA from the coding sequence ATGGAAAACAAGACAATTAGAAGAACTTTGTACAGAGTTCTAAGAAAAACAGGCGTGCCTCGAAAAGAAATTGAGTTGGACGCTGCATTTAATGACGATCTGAATTTTGATCAGGTAGATTGGGCTTTGTTCCTTTTTTACCTGGAAGACTTTTTTAAGATTGACGTGAAAGATGAAGAAATATCAAGAATGCATGTGGTAAAAGATACCTTAAGTTTTGTGGAGCACATGGCATAA
- a CDS encoding mechanosensitive ion channel domain-containing protein, with product MEYFDGASEWISEMIVVYGMKLVSALITLVVGLWIIKLITNAISKMMDKRNVDPSLRGFLKSIIGITLKVLLVVSVISMMGIQMTSFIAILGAAGLAVGMALSGTLQNFAGGVIILIIKPFKVGDYIEAQGYAGSVREIQIFNTVLKTPDNVTIVIPNGGLSTGSIKNYSAEEQRRVDFVFGIAYGDDYDKAKAVITKLIEADSRSLKDPAPFIVLGELADSSVNITVRVWTKASDYWGFKFDMTERVYKEFPKENLNIPFPQMDIHLQK from the coding sequence ATGGAATATTTTGACGGAGCTTCTGAATGGATATCTGAAATGATTGTTGTCTATGGGATGAAATTGGTTTCAGCATTAATTACATTAGTCGTTGGCCTTTGGATTATTAAATTAATCACGAACGCTATCTCGAAAATGATGGATAAAAGGAATGTCGATCCTTCATTGCGTGGATTTTTGAAAAGTATTATTGGAATTACTTTAAAAGTTCTGCTAGTTGTTTCTGTTATCAGTATGATGGGTATTCAAATGACCTCCTTTATCGCCATTCTGGGTGCTGCCGGTTTGGCTGTTGGTATGGCTTTGTCCGGTACCTTGCAAAATTTTGCTGGAGGTGTCATTATTTTAATTATCAAACCTTTCAAGGTGGGTGATTATATTGAAGCTCAGGGCTATGCCGGTTCTGTTCGTGAAATTCAGATTTTTAATACTGTTTTGAAAACGCCGGATAATGTAACAATTGTAATTCCTAACGGAGGATTGTCAACGGGCTCAATTAAAAATTACTCAGCTGAGGAGCAACGCCGTGTTGATTTTGTTTTCGGTATTGCCTATGGTGACGATTACGATAAGGCAAAAGCGGTGATTACAAAATTGATCGAAGCTGATTCTCGTTCGCTGAAAGACCCAGCTCCTTTTATTGTTCTTGGCGAGTTGGCTGACAGTTCGGTGAATATCACTGTCCGTGTATGGACAAAAGCTTCGGATTATTGGGGATTCAAGTTTGATATGACCGAAAGAGTTTATAAAGAGTTCCCAAAAGAAAACCTGAACATTCCGTTTCCACAAATGGATATTCACCTTCAGAAGTAA
- a CDS encoding GNAT family N-acetyltransferase: protein MERLIVNSKIELEPLKFSHAFQIFQAIDRNRKFLESWLPFVQDTKTQEDTENFIQSVTSPNSGDRDEVYVIWFENRFAGLIGLKDTDRVNMKTEIGYWITEQMMGKGVVTMSTKRLTEYVFSSSGMNRIVIRCGVGNKKSAAIPKRLGFTFEGIEREGEKHRRKFIDLEVYSLLKVECSFFVSR from the coding sequence ATGGAAAGGCTGATCGTAAACTCTAAAATAGAACTGGAACCTCTGAAATTTTCTCATGCTTTTCAGATTTTTCAAGCCATTGATCGCAACCGCAAATTTTTGGAGTCGTGGTTGCCATTTGTGCAGGATACCAAAACACAGGAAGACACCGAAAACTTTATTCAATCTGTTACCTCACCAAATTCGGGCGATCGTGATGAGGTTTATGTAATTTGGTTTGAGAATCGATTTGCCGGTTTGATTGGGTTAAAGGACACCGACCGGGTTAATATGAAGACCGAGATCGGTTATTGGATTACCGAACAAATGATGGGAAAAGGCGTTGTAACCATGTCAACAAAGCGATTAACGGAATATGTATTTTCAAGTTCAGGAATGAATAGGATCGTTATCAGATGTGGCGTGGGAAACAAAAAAAGTGCTGCTATTCCTAAGCGATTGGGATTCACGTTTGAGGGAATTGAACGTGAAGGAGAGAAGCATCGACGGAAATTCATCGATTTAGAAGTTTACAGTTTATTAAAAGTAGAATGTAGTTTTTTTGTATCGCGTTGA
- a CDS encoding RNA-binding S4 domain-containing protein — MTEFELKTEYIELIKLLKLLRLVESGGMAKIVVEDGLVLLNGKTEYRKRAKLRKGDVIEFEGETVEIK; from the coding sequence ATGACCGAATTTGAATTGAAAACAGAATACATCGAACTGATTAAACTTCTAAAATTACTGCGGTTGGTTGAATCAGGCGGAATGGCAAAAATTGTGGTTGAAGATGGCCTGGTTCTGCTAAACGGAAAAACAGAATATCGAAAACGAGCCAAACTTCGAAAAGGTGATGTTATCGAATTTGAAGGCGAAACAGTAGAAATAAAATAG
- a CDS encoding efflux RND transporter periplasmic adaptor subunit: MIQFKHYLLFILIGGLPLFLVSCSGDKVANETAAEISETPPSISGDSGGKLVIHLSDKEKGELKIETAKVSSNVQNYSLLAPGVVFPALGHVSIISTPIDGRISAVMVREGDLIRQGQELFKIESLVFGNMVAEYLQAIAEEKFQTTRLERMKQLVEQTISSKSELDRAMSDYQRATTASIAAFAKLKAIGVPNHEIEALKNADKIDPTLKIHAPISGSLDQRMVELGQSVNALEKLGRIIDLKKVLIRGYLSPEDARFIGVGDSVKITRRENGSDKLTSVVTSVNPGLDEDNRSVVVNIEVNSSNGWPNPGENVRLEISTSSVGEVYAVPLKAVTYDGNRAVVFVQKDGNTFEKRFIEIAEIRDQFAIVSGGMQADEELAVSQVFSLKALSRYELIAE, encoded by the coding sequence ATGATACAATTCAAACATTATTTATTGTTTATCTTAATCGGCGGATTGCCCTTGTTTTTGGTATCCTGCTCAGGCGATAAAGTTGCAAACGAAACTGCAGCCGAAATATCGGAAACACCGCCATCAATATCAGGTGATTCAGGAGGAAAGTTGGTGATTCATCTTTCGGATAAAGAGAAAGGCGAATTGAAAATAGAAACGGCAAAGGTTTCGAGCAATGTGCAAAATTATAGTTTGCTGGCGCCGGGAGTTGTTTTTCCGGCATTGGGGCATGTCAGTATTATCAGTACTCCAATCGATGGACGAATTAGTGCAGTGATGGTTCGGGAAGGCGACCTCATCAGGCAGGGGCAGGAGCTATTTAAAATTGAAAGCCTTGTATTTGGAAACATGGTAGCTGAGTATTTACAGGCTATAGCCGAAGAAAAATTTCAGACCACCCGTTTAGAGCGCATGAAGCAATTGGTAGAGCAAACCATCAGTTCCAAATCAGAATTGGACCGAGCCATGTCTGACTATCAGCGGGCAACGACAGCTTCTATTGCGGCTTTTGCCAAGTTGAAAGCCATTGGTGTTCCAAATCACGAGATTGAGGCCTTGAAAAATGCCGACAAAATTGATCCAACCCTAAAAATCCATGCGCCCATTTCGGGCAGTTTAGACCAACGGATGGTTGAACTGGGGCAGTCGGTCAATGCTCTCGAAAAATTGGGTCGGATCATCGATCTGAAAAAAGTGCTGATCCGCGGTTATCTCAGTCCGGAAGATGCGCGTTTTATTGGTGTTGGGGATTCGGTAAAAATTACCCGGCGCGAGAATGGAAGCGATAAACTAACTTCGGTAGTGACTTCGGTGAACCCGGGCTTGGATGAAGATAACCGATCGGTCGTTGTTAACATTGAGGTCAATTCGAGTAATGGATGGCCAAACCCGGGCGAAAATGTGCGGTTAGAAATTTCCACTAGTTCGGTGGGAGAAGTTTATGCAGTTCCTTTGAAAGCGGTGACTTATGATGGCAATCGAGCCGTCGTTTTTGTGCAGAAAGATGGGAATACATTTGAAAAGAGATTTATTGAAATTGCCGAAATCAGGGATCAGTTTGCGATTGTCAGTGGTGGTATGCAAGCCGACGAAGAACTAGCGGTTTCTCAGGTTTTTAGTTTAAAAGCACTTTCGCGTTACGAATTAATTGCTGAATAA